The DNA region TTTCTGCGCCGGGTGGGTCGAAATTACCAGCTATGCAGGGGGTTGTGCAGTTTATACTGAGAACTGGCGACTTTATTGGCGGTGCGGGGTGCTCTGGGAATATCAAGTTTATTGGGTCGGGATTGGGGACTAGGAGCATGTGGGAGATTTTGTGCaaggggttggttgtgggcggtgacggggaagcggaggagagaggagaagatgagCCGCCGATGGATTTGAGGACTTGCCGGAAGACAAAGACTACGTGGAAGAGCAGCCTGCTGATGGACAGGAGGGTGTTTGTTGCGTGTGAGGACTTTGGGGgtgtgaaggggttggtggtgaggtatGTGTTGTTGTGTCCAGAGGGGTTTGTGCCaccgaggatgagggttaTTGGGGATGCGCTGAGGCAGAGTTTTGGTGCTTTGAGGGCTGGGAGGTTGGTCAAGGAGTAGTATCAGGTAGGGTTGCAATCATCACCTATACTGAAATAGAAGACTTTCTTCGAACCACACACCAGACACAAGCACACATGATACCTGTGACATGGACTCTATTGAGAAGCGCCTCTGTAACCGCTCAGTCGGGACAGCTGAGTTAGCAGTTCAGCTTCCCTTGGCAGACACTTACACCCCAGGTAGGCAGACTGACAGCCTGATCCAATGTGGCGCGCACTAACGAGCTGCTGCATAGGTGTACATGAGGCTGccccccctctcttcatGATTTTTCATCTTCATGTTTGTCTTCTTCACCTGTCCACATCATTTATCGAAACAACATAATAACACAAAAtggcctccctcttcacGCAGCGCAGCGCGCGTCGCTCCAACCAAACACtaccccaaccaacaccctcatcaGCCAACACCGACCTCTCCCGTCACACCTCTCTCCAATCCCACTCATCCTGGTCCCCCGGCGGTCTTCCCCAGcgcttcctccctccccagaaCCCCCGACCGCAAACAGTAACCCCAGAACaattcacctccctctcgcAGCAATTTTCAACCCTCCACGCAgacctcaccacccaagcAAGTCTTTTGCTAGGAGAAatcctcgccctccagcAAACCCTTCCCGTCGTCCGCCTTTCAGAAACCTCAACCAACCTAGACATAACCGCATTCCTCCAAGCCCTACTTCACGGGAagctctcctccgccctcacCCCACCAGTCCCTTCCCAACATGAGgaaacccccaaacccccccgccccatcAGAGCTCTCTCCCGAGAAATCCAAGCCTGCCTCTCCAAAAACGACTACTTTGCTGCAATCGGCACAGCAATCGACGACCTGCGCCCCTCTGCCAAAGGTGACTCCCCCGACGCCGAGCAAGAAGCCAGGGATCGAATGGACTTGCTCCGATCTGCAATGCCAGAAGGGGAGACATACGAACAATTCTGGGCCGATGTCGCTATGCATCTTGATCACGAGTTTTCTGTTTCTGCTGAGGCTGGGTATGTTAATTCGACAACGTTCAAAtctggggtgggggtgggagagatACCGAGAGAAAGGTTTTTGGCTACGAGTGATGGGTTTGCTTGGGATGTGGAGGAATTGGTTGGGGAGATTgtgaggggaaagggggagttTAAGAATCCGGTTACGGGGAGGgtgtttgaggggggggatgtcGAGTTGATTAGACGGCATCCattggggagaggggttgatgaggctgtGCTTGCTCTGCAGAGAGAGCAGGGGCAGATGGAAGGAAAGGCGGAGATGGATGGGCAAGAGAAGGCCGGGATGGATGGgcttggaaaaggggaggagaggtgggaggcAAAGTTGTCGGCTCAGTGGGCGAGGCAGATGCATGAGAACAtaagggagaaggcggagaaggagaggaaattgtcggcgttggtgtcggggtttgggaggttgaATCTGGAGGTGACATCGCCAACGACAGCTGCTGTTGAACTGCCAGCAACAACGGCAGTGAGATCAGATGATGTGCCCTCAAAGACAGCTAGTCCATTCATTCCCGGGGCGTTCCCTGACTACACAATCCTTGCGGAACTGCCAGGCTCCAACGAGCatgacaacatcaagaaggaggaagagggcaaCAAGGCAAATGCTGGAGAGCCAGATTACAAGTCTTTTGCATGGTACAATAAGTACTTTCACTCCATGTACGGTCAACATTAGAGCATTGATACCGCCAGAAggcaaacaaacaaatctTCAAAGTCTTTTGATCGGCCCCTCCCCGGGAGTGATCAGATATTTGTGGCCATCTGAACTGTGAGCATTGCGACATCGGCCTCGGTTGAGGCATTGGGTAATCTTGAGTTTCCAATAAGGACATCTGCAAACAATCGCGTGATTCTGCCAGGCAACCATCATCAGAGGGAACGTGcttccatcaccctcccGGAACGTGACTCCACTATTCCGGCCAATCCGGTGCTCGCAGCCGGAAGCCACCCTCTCGCTATTCACACTGTGCCGAAAATTGGTCCGTGCTTTCCGAAATTGTGGTCCGTGCACGCCGAAAATGCGGCTTTGGGAAGGTACGGAGCACGGAGTCCAGCAGGAAAGAACCatgccaacaccaactcACCCCTCTCGACTTTCCCTGCAATAGTGAGTCAGATAagctctccatcttcctttAAATTttctcaccctcatcatctttcAGGTCTAAACCCTCCAAGCGACACACGAGAGGGGTAGCCGGGCAGACTTCATCTTGACATCGTCCCAGTCATTGTGCTGTTGGCCGTGTGAGGTTGTTAGTCACCACACTCCCTCAACAGAACGGCCAGTTTCAGCTGTCACTCATTCAACAACTGTGTGCCCTTCGTCTCTTCCCTTTTCAAAGCCAGTTCCTACAACTCACTCGCCACCTTTACTTTGAACAACCAGCTCAAACATCATGACAAGAGTGACCATGGACACGAGCTCTTTCAGCTCATTCACTCCCCGGGAGCCTCAAACCGACCGCCCTCCAAGAGAGCCggcccctcccactcccttTATCTCTTTCATCAAGCCTCAAGGCCAGCTCTGGAACTACAACCGGCACAAGACCCACGAAGACCAGCCAGGCAACATCCCCAAGGCTTTCCTCGATGCCATGAGCGTCAGAGAGAAGGTCTACGTCGAAGAACAGGGCGTTGCCTTGGAGAACGAATTCGACAGTGACGACCACCGTAGCTGGTACCGTCTCCCCCGTTTACCCTTTTTGAATTCATAACTAACACCCTGCTTTAAAAGCCACTGGGTAATCTACGCTTctgtcctcaccaccatcctcccagcCATCCTAGACCCCCGAACCGGCAGGCTCGTCCGCCCCCGTGTCACCAggaccacctccctccccatcggcACCCTCCGCCTAGTCCCCTTTCCCCACTCAGCCCACCCCCGCAACGGCGGCATCTACTTAAAcggcctcctcaccaacgtCGGCGACCCCGTCCGCCCTAGAAGCAGCGAGACGGTCCAGGCCCTCCAGCCCCAGGAGATCCAAGGAGGCAACCGTCGCAACTCCCTCTATATCCGCGacttccccaccaccttccacaACGGTCAGGAGCCGTACGTGAAGCTCGGTCGTCTGGCTGTCCTCAAGGAGTACCGTAACAAGGGAATCGCGGGCCAGCTTGTGCGCGCCGCAGTTACCTGGATGCAGACGAATtacaccatcttcaaccctAGCCCTTCCGTGTTGGGCTTTGACAGACTGGGCATGGACGTGACGGGCCAGCTGCCTAAGTGGCGGGGCCTGTTTTGCATTCATgcgcaggaggaggcggtcaaggTCTGGGAGAGGTATGGGTTCAAGGTGGACGAGAAGATGGGAaagtggtgggaggaggggatccCGCATGTGGGCATGTGGTTGAGGGTTCCGGTTGGCAAGGGGGGTCATACTGTTGCCTGAGCTGAGATGGAGGACTGGTGTGGTTTTTATTGCTCTTTTGGAATGGCGAGTACAAGTGTCTCTCGTCCAGGCTTGATGCCTTTTCCCTGTATTCTGCTGGCCAGGCATGCTTTTATTCCAAAACAGAGAAACTCTTCATGGCTATGGCGTTTTTTTGGGAGCAAGAGGACAAGGAAAAGCATCTGCTGGCTCGGCTGGCTTATGATAATACCCTGGCAAATGGGTCATTTATCAAGCACCTCTCTGTTCGTCTGTCTGAGATCGAGGTCGTCTTTGCAATGTGTATGATAGCAAGCGTTGGAGCATCGGGGCACTGGAGGTTCTTTGCTTTTTACTTCGTAGATTTATGGGAAACGGTCTCCAATCACTGAGACACAGATTATAGCCCCCCATCTCTATGGTaaaaaaagacagaaaaaTACAAAGAGATGTAGAGGAGGCCACACACACAAGAAAAGACATGTGCACATGTGGCATGGTATTTTTGACACCGATGACGCCTTTCGGAAATTGACGATTTGCTCCCTTTTTATGAGAGACCCCTATTTGTGCCTGTTTAACAAGAGTGCCGTGCAGCCATCCCAGACCGTAATGGGCAAATACATCCCTGCAAAACAAGTCGTAAAATCCGTTCCACGCCGAACCACATGCCTTCCACCAGAGACACCATTTACCGGTTGCTCTTGGCGACACGCTCCAactcgtccttcttcttgatggcatAAGAGTTGCTGGAACCCttggcggcgttgatgagCTCCTCAGCAAGGCACTCAGCAATCGACTTGACGTTGCGGAAAGAGGCCTCGCGGGCACCAGTGGTGAGGAGAGAGATGGCCTGGTTGACGcggcggaggggagagaCATCGACGGCCTGTCTGCGGACGGTACCAGCCGAGCCGATACGGGTGCTGTCTTCGCGGGGACCGCAGTTGACAATGGCGTCAACGGCAATCTGGATGGGGTTCTGGTCGGTCATCAGGTGGATCTGTGCGTGATGGTGTCAGTTCTCTCAGATCCTCCAACTTCCTTGGGTGCTCGGTGATGCTCACGATCTCGAAGGCATGGGCGACGATGCGGAcggccatcatcttcttgccGTTGTTGCGGCCGTGCATcatgagggagttggtgagACGCTCAATGATAGGGCagttggccttgcggaaaCGCTTGGCGGCATAGCGACCAGCAGAGTGAGGGAGGTAGACAGGAGCCCGGATCTGGATGTAGTCGCTGAAGCACACAAAGTCCCGTTAGCCTCCAATTCCCCAGccagagagagagcaagaGCCACCATGTGAAGCCTGCGTTCCGAATCTCGAATATCTTTCGGTGGTTCGATCGGCGCGCGTAACTTCGCAATCGGGCTTCCTGCTCGGGTTCTGATCTTGCGACCAAGGTAGAGGGCTCTTACGTCAAGGAGATATCCCGgatctcgacatcatcgtAGCTCCAGCGGTCTGTAATTGACACCAGTCAGCGTCTGAGTTCCCCATCTTCGAGTTTTGTCGGTTGTTGAAGTCGTCCCGCAGTCGAAATGGGGGGTCTGCTGCATGGGGCAAAATAACGTACTGAAGAGCTTGATGCTGCCAACCTCAGCGGCAACCTCCTTGGGGAGGACCTCGTAGGCCTGAACTTCAACGCCGGCGTCAGACATGATTGCTGGTGGTTGGCTGTCGTGGTGGATGGATTGATCGAAGTTGGCGTTGGGGCGGGCTGCACAGCAAGTCTTCTGAGTTCGGGAGTCGTGAATTTTTTGGTGGCCCCGCTTGAGGTGGTCAGGGCGGCCCACCAGCCACTCACGGGGCCGCATTCACCTTAGGGCTCGGTTGACCTAAGCTTTGCCAGAGAGCAGCGAACCTCTGTCAGAAAAAACTCCCCGCCTTTGACATTGCGACCGCTGGACCTCGACCTCTGACCCGTTCACCAAAACACCAGAACAGACATCCAAAATGGCTCCCGCGGCAACTGGtgcgaagaagcagaagaagaagtggtCCAAGGGAAAGGGTAAGCTTCATTCATGTCGAAAATTTGATGCCCTGATGCCTCTGTAATTGGGGTTGGGGCGATGGCGATAGGCACGGTCGCAGACGCAGACGCAGACGCAGATGGCTAACCTTTGGCAAAAACAACagtcaaggacaaggcccAGCACGCCGTCATCCTCGACAAGACCACTTCCGACAAGCTCTATAAGGATGTCCAGTCCTACCGCCTCGTGACTGTCGCCACCCTCGTCGACAGACTCAAGATCAACGGCTCCCTCGCCCGGAGGTGCCTTGCCgacttggaggagaagggccAGATCAAGCAGGTCGTCAGCCACAGCAAGATGAAGATCTACAGTATGTTTGGTTGATGGTTCGCGACAGTAGCGGAATTGTGCTGACACGCTCTAGCTCGCGCCGTTACCGCCGCCGAGTAAATATTCCCACCAAAGACTTCATTTCAACGGACCTGACGGGCAGGACAAATAACGACTTTTGTTAACGGCGGTTCGCTTGGGGTTTACGGTTTCATCGGGTTATTTACGGCTACATCACTGGGAAAGGGGTTCTTTTTTTCAGCACGGTGTAGCATAGGGATCGGAAGCGCTCCAGGATTCCTTAGATCGGAATTGCATCAAGATACGAACAGAAAACGCCGCTCCGCCCGGCAGCCCGGAGCATGGAGATGTGATACCACACAATAAAGTCAGCATGCCCAAAAACTGATGACGTGACGAGAACTTTCTTTGGGATTGGAAGCAGAATGTGATGTATGCCGCGGAGGGCGCAGGAACCATGCAGCTCAAGACAAAAATCGAGACTGATTCCCAATCCAATGGTGCCAGTGCCTCTTCGTGTGCTTGTGCTCGTGCTGGCCGAGAAGCCCCCGAGTTGATGACATCACTTGAAGACTACGCGACCACGCGTTAAGTGCAATAGACTGGCCATTGAGGtgtcgacgacgaggaaaagATATGCAAAGTGTGTCGGTGGAGTGTGTCGATGCCTTCTCCAGTCCATATGATATATTGCTGCTGACTCTTTGCCGCGCCGAGCCTCTCTTTGTCCTGGTCTTCTTCGATTGTTCGAGGGTTGTTCGAGCAAGCTGTTTGTTGGAAATCTTATCTCAGTCCAACATGTAGATCTCCAAGCAAGCCCGTCATGCCGTAATTATCGCCAGTATATCAATAAGGCAGTTGGGTAATATTCATGCAGCTGCTGGTTCCAAGACACCGGATTATTCCGGAGGTTGGAGGTCTCGGCCCTGAGATGAGTTGGCAAAGAACCACAACATTATCTATTCGTCCACCCAAACAGACGTTGGAAGGCACAAATAACAACCAAaatccaccacaacctcaggGATTTTCCGCATCTCAGAATCGTGATGCCTTTCCATGTCTCCGTATCTCAAAAGAAAAGCTGAGGATCGTTGCCCTGTCCGGCAAGTGCCGTTTGACTCTTGCCACTGGTATCTTGATGCTGCCAAGGCCGGGAAGCCTGGGGAAAGTGTGGGATGCCGACAGACCGGGAGGTCAAGACatgggaggatgatgccaTCTGGATATCAAAATCGAGGGTTCACCTTGCTTATAACTTGTCAACTTGTCAGTTCTTCAGGGTCCTTTCCCAACTCCAATTCGAACAGACATAGCAATTGGATCCGGCCGATTGGTTGCTGTCGGCAGCGTTGATCGGAAACTTTTTATTAGCCTCGTGGAACCTTTACAGCCGAACGGGGCTAGAAGAGTTGGCAGCAATCCTTGTGAATTTTTAACCATGATCGAAACCCGGCCCGGCGATAAAGCACTTTGCACTTTtcaagggggagaggggggcttGAAACTTCGGTTGAGAATCGGTCATGAAAGTTTACACTTTGAAGGCGGCGGGCTGGACTTGCGGTGACAGCTGCTGCATGTGAGAAGCTGGAAGGAAGCCCACACACAACGCACCCCGGGCGGCCGTTGATGCAATTCCAGGCAAAATCCTGCCACAGAAAAATGGCTCCCCTTCGGCCGCTCACTaccagagaaagaaaaagactgGAGCCTCGGGCTTAACCGGCAACTGCGTTGCTGTTAGCGCTACTGTGCCGGCCAGTGATAAGGCTGGAAATGGAGCAGAAAGGCAGTGGATGGCTGGCGATGGCCCGTGCCCGCACTGACAAGGGGCGCCGGGAAGACTCGCAAAGCTCAAAAGCTGGTCTCTTCCAAGGCCCACTTGTCGaatttttttccctctccccccccaaaccctctcGTCCGCAGAATTTAATTCTCGCGACCTCCCCATCTCTTCCCGTTTCCAATCTCTCACCGCAGAGATCTCTCCACTCATTCTTTTCTAATCGAGGCCGACTTGATCAGAAATCTTCAAAATGTCTGACGCTAAGCCTCACGTTTTGGGCATGCCCGTAAGTTCAACCTCTCTACCGCCGTCATCTCCGTTAATTCCCTCGGATCCGTCCACGCCGGCGCCCACGAAACCTCTCGGAGCCCTGTCGTCATGACTGCCATCACCAATTGACCACGACGACTCGGAACAATGGTCTCTTGGATGATGGCCTTCATGATGGCATCCTCACGAATGCTGTTGGGCACCGGCTGTAGCGGTTACCCCTCCAAACGGACGATATCAGAATTGTGCGCAGTTTAACTAACATGTTTTGCAATAGCCCTTCGTGGTGGACTTCTTGAGTACGTAGAACCCGAAATCAACGACCGGACGAACACATTCACATTCgctttctcttttccttgagAATGCTGGGTGTCCCTCGCTGCGCCGCAGTTGGTTGGGCCTCGCAATTCACAACAGCATGCTGACAACATTCAACAGTGGGTGGTgtctccgccgccgtctcgaagaccgctgctgctcccatCGAGCGCATCAAGCTTCTCGTTCAGAACCAGGTAAGTTGTTACCGGGCACACATCTGCCCTCCCTGACTGCTCTCTTGTGGGCGGGGCGGCTGGAACTGCTGCATATGCTACGGTGGATCAATCTGATCTCCGCTGTCACGTGCCAGCAGCTACAGCCCTCCCTGGAGAGCGGCAGGTCCCGCAACCACACATTTCTGACAGATCACTAACAACCCTCCAGGATGAGATGATCAAGGCCGGCCGCCTCGACCGCCGCTATGCTGGTATCACCGACTGCTTCAAGCGCGTCACCGCCGACGAGGGTGTCATGTCCCTCTGGCGTGGCAACACTGCCAACGTCATCCGTTACTTCCCCACCCAGGCCTTGAACTTCGCTTTCCGTGACAAGTTCAAGAAGATGTTCGGCtacaagaaggacaaggatgGCTACGCCAAGTGGATGGCTGGTAACCTTGCCTCCGGTGGTGTAAGTTTTGCTCTAGATCTGCTGTTCGCCTGAGGCCTGTGCTAACATTGATATCTCTAGGCCGCTGGTGCCActtccctcctcttcgtctACTCCCTTGACTACGCCCGTACCCGTCTGGCCAACGACTCCAAGTCTGCCAAGGGTGGCGGTGCCCGTCAGTTCAACGGTCTCATCGACGTCTACAGAAAGACTCTCGCCGCTGACGGCATCCGCGGTCTCTACCGTGGCTTCGGTCCTTCCGTTGCCGGTATTGTCGTCTACCGTGGTCTCTACTTCGGCATGTACGACTCCATCAAGCCCGTCCTCCTTGTCGGTGACCTCCAGAACAACTTCCTTGCCTCTTTCGCCCTTGGTTGGTGCGTCACCACCGGTGCCGGTATCGCCTCTTACCCCCTTGATACCGTCCGTCGTCgcatgatgatgacctcCGGTGAGGCTGTCAAGTACAAGTCCTCTTTCGATGCCTTCCAGCAGATCGTCCGCAAGGAGGGTGTCAAGTCTCTCTTCAAGGGTGCCGGTGCCAACATCCTCCGTGGTGTCGCCGGTGCTGGTGTCTTGTCCATCTATGACCAGCTCCAGGTCCTCATGTTCGGCAAGGCCTTCAAGGGTGGTTCCGGCTAAATGCACTTAGCCATTGTACAAACACAACAATGACAGGGGAAGGATGGTGGCGGttttggggaagaagagatggGTAGACAGGGTGGATCCGTTCGTGGCCGCATGGACGTGCTGGGACGGTGGAAAAACACTTGCGGGTTAAAATTGGGCATGTCTGGCGTTATGGGACGCGGATGGGCCGAGGGTTACTCGCTGTAATTTATACTCTTTCAGCCATTCCTGGTGTATTCCTCGTCACGATGGCATTGCTTTGCCACTCCTGGCTATTTCCTTTGGTTGCATGCGAATCATAGATCCTTGACAGTACTGAATTTGCGGTTTAGAGTGATTTTTCTCGTCCTTGCCTACTACTTGAGATGTCATTTTGTAAAAGATACCTCCTTCCATatatcaacaccaaggtTGCCGGTGATATGGATGGAAGACCAGAATGGTGATGCTTCGCCTGACAAACGGTCACGTTACGTAATTGGCCAGTCGCGTCACGCTTTCCAATTTCAATCTTTCAACTCCAACCTTGTTCAATTAATTCAACGAACCTCAACCGCCCCAGATTCCTACCTAACGTCGAAATCACCTTTCATCTAAAGTCTTAGCAGAACAACTATTCGACTTGCTAGGTATATCAGCATGCCACCAAAACAGTCTACTGGTGCGGGCGGCCGCGGTCAACCAGCCGGGAGCGTTAACAAGTCCAGCGCTGCTACAAAAACGGCAGCCAACTCGAGTAAACGCGCAACAGCCAATACCACTACTGGtgccaacaagaagagaaaagccACACTCTCCGACGAAGAGAACGACTCTGGCAGACGACGAACCCAGCcagaagtggaggaggaggaagaagacgaagacgacgaagacgacgaagacgacgagagGGAGTCGATCCCGCCTGAGCTACTCTCAAAGATCGTTCACGAGCTGTTTGAGCACAAGGAAACCAAGATCACCAAGGACGCTAACAATGCTCTGTCGGGGTATATGGATGTTTTTGTGAGGGAGGCGATCGCGCGAGCGGCtgcggagaggaagggggtttttttggaggtggaagatttggagaaggtggcggCGCAGTTGGTTTTGGATCTTTGAGGTtatggaggagttggggacAGTCAGCATATGGGCAAGAGCCAGGACGGTAGTCACCGACGACAAGGCTGAATGGACAGTGGGGCTTTGGTTGTGAGGCTATTTATATGGCATCTTCAGGGCAAAGGCAGGGTGGATGGCCGCCGTTGAGTTGGTTTATGGCGGATGGGTAGCGGATAGTGTTATggaaaggaagagagggggttTACCAGCACGCAACATCCGGCCGATCATCTTTCAGATGCCGGCCAGGAGACCCAACGGAACAGGTTCGTTGTTTAAGCCGGGCCAGTACCGATGCAGGAGGGTGTTTCTTGGCCCCGTGCTTTGTTGTTCCTGCTtttctggggttgggggcgtGGGATGGAATAGAATACAAGGCGTCTAGGAAAAGGCAGATGGAGTCGGACTAAGTCTACTTTGAGGGGATTGATGGAGTCCTCCTCTAGGAAGGCCTTCTAATACAAACAAGTCTTTAGACATGACTCTGGTGTTGGCACATGACATAAAAAGACAAGAGAACATGAATCGAAGCGTCAGTTCGGACGATGAGTTAGGAAGATGCTGCGAatccgccaccaccctcatcagCTTCTCCAAAAGTCGGTGCGTATGCATGTTTTGGTAGATCGGGCTGTTGAATCTTGGAAAGCTATCAATGAGAAACAAAAGCGACGCTACGAATAATGGTCCTCCTTGCGTTTGCCGTGGATGTTTCGACAGGGTGAGTGCTTGTTACGGGACCTGCACTCCGTAGGGGAAAAGCCAAGATATGGATGagagaaaataaaaaacccagcagcaagcgcCGACCAGAAGATGTTGCTGTGTGAGCCGAGGCGCttgggggagaaggctgAAACCGAGAGCTGTTTGACATGCGTCACAGAACCCGCACTCTGTGGCAGAAGAAGCCCGTGCATAGGTCTGATGGGCGGCCCCCTTGCCAACCCCTGTTTTTTCTGGAGAGCCTCCACGGTCACCCGCTCTTCCAGCGGCGCGAACTGGACAACAGCAAACCTTATTTCGGCTCCATCTGTGGCCGAATCCACTCAATTCGACGTCAacctcgacttcttctccatGCTGGCCACAGCCGCCCCAGGGCCACGAGGGCAGCAACCGCTGTGGCTTGCTCCCCGGGGCTGTGGCCGGCGATGGCACTGGATCAGAGGCTTCATCGTCAGCCGGCACTTGCAGCGCTTCCTTTGACCACGGCGTTTATCCTTTTGCTGTCAGCTCCCTTCCACTAGGACTTGGCCACGCAAGAGAAGCAAGCCCAAGACTTTCAAAGCCACACGGAAGACACAGACATCCGGGCGGCTGCTATGAATATATACTACATTGACAAGGTGCTAACAAAGTGCCATAGGTATTGGTGCAGCCAAGCGAGGGGTAGTTGTTAGTGAAACGCCGCATCGAGGCGGGAGAGAGATGGCTTGTTCCCAGCAGTCTGGGACCAGTGAGATTCTCATCCATgtcccccaaaactccatcTCAGGATAACTTGCCATCACACAGACGAACCCATGATGCGTTCGCAACAACATCAATTGCCAGCTGCAAACACGAGCAGGACCTCGTTCAGCATTGATCCTTGATATAAACCAATTTCCTTTGGTTTTTCTTGGTGGCATCGCCGCTTTCCTAGCCTAGCGCCGAGAGGTTGCGGTCAAAACGTCGAGACGTTTCAAAGACCTCACCTTGGACCCCCCGGCCCTTGCAAGCACCCCCTGTCCCCCCTACCATTCGGATGTCTCGAGATGCGCTGCAGGTGGATGCGTGCGAGTGCACCTTCAGACGATCCTTCACTTTCCCGCCGGGACCATATTCATGCTTTAAATCACGGCACGTCCCAGACCTCCTGGCCTGgccttctcttttttcctcttcatctgTCCATAGTCTTCAGTTCAGGTGTCGTCCTGTTTTCTTAatctttttcctctctcttctcttcttcgccGTCAACCATTCTTTTGACCCTTTACCAACTACCAGGCTAGACCTGTAATATTCACACAGCGCCAGTCGCTTTATTATCAGAAAACAACTTAACAAACACTCTCTTTTTCGACGAGCCGGACACTCACTTCAAACCTCCCCTTTTTATTTTATCACcaaacaacacaaacccacacacacatatacCTCAAAATGCAGTTCAAGACACTTGCCCTTGCCGCTCTCGCGAGCTTGGCCTCCGCTCAAAGAACCTGGGTTGTCACCGTTGCGCAGAACGGCAGCCTCACCTTTTCCCCGGACAACATCAAGGCCGCCCCAGGCGAGTTTGTCCAGTTCCAGTTCCTCGCTGGCAACCACACCGTCACTCAGTCCACCTTCGACAAGCCATGCCAGCCCATCGCCATGCACAGCAACGCTACCGGCTTCCACTCCGGATTCCAgcccgtggccgcctctGCCTCGATGGGCATGATCCCCACCTACACCATCcagatcaacaacaccaaccccctctggCTCTACTGCGCTCAGGGCCGTCATTGCGAGAACGGCATGTCCATGGTCATTAACGAGCCGTACGTCTTTTTCCCTCTACCTCTTCAAACTGAAGATATGACAAACTAACACATCAAAACAGagcaaccaaccccaaccgcaCCCTCGCCAACTACAAGGCCCTTGCCGCCCAGGCTCAGACCATTCtccccggcggcagcgccTCGGGTGGCCAGACCGGCAGCACCGactcccccaccactccccccaccggcaccacccccgATGGCGAGACCGCCCCCGGCACCGAGACCTCCGAGAGCGCCTCCCCAAGCGTCACGGCCGGTGCTGGCAT from Podospora pseudocomata strain CBS 415.72m chromosome 3, whole genome shotgun sequence includes:
- a CDS encoding hypothetical protein (EggNog:ENOG503P1CF), with protein sequence MDSIEKRLCNRSVGTAELAVQLPLADTYTPANTDLSRHTSLQSHSSWSPGGLPQRFLPPQNPRPQTVTPEQFTSLSQQFSTLHADLTTQASLLLGEILALQQTLPVVRLSETSTNLDITAFLQALLHGKLSSALTPPVPSQHEETPKPPRPIRALSREIQACLSKNDYFAAIGTAIDDLRPSAKGDSPDAEQEARDRMDLLRSAMPEGETYEQFWADVAMHLDHEFSVSAEAGYVNSTTFKSGVGVGEIPRERFLATSDGFAWDVEELVGEIVRGKGEFKNPVTGRVFEGGDVELIRRHPLGRGVDEAVLALQREQGQMEGKAEMDGQEKAGMDGLGKGEERWEAKLSAQWARQMHENIREKAEKERKLSALVSGFGRLNLEVTSPTTAAVELPATTAVRSDDVPSKTASPFIPGAFPDYTILAELPGSNEHDNIKKEEEGNKANAGEPDYKSFAWYNKYFHSMYGQH
- the RPS5 gene encoding ribosomal protein S5 (COG:J; EggNog:ENOG503NVCP) — protein: MSDAGVEVQAYEVLPKEVAAEVGSIKLFNRWSYDDVEIRDISLTDYIQIRAPVYLPHSAGRYAAKRFRKANCPIIERLTNSLMMHGRNNGKKMMAVRIVAHAFEIIHLMTDQNPIQIAVDAIVNCGPREDSTRIGSAGTVRRQAVDVSPLRRVNQAISLLTTGAREASFRNVKSIAECLAEELINAAKGSSNSYAIKKKDELERVAKSNR
- a CDS encoding hypothetical protein (EggNog:ENOG503P5FY; COG:S); its protein translation is MQFKTLALAALASLASAQRTWVVTVAQNGSLTFSPDNIKAAPGEFVQFQFLAGNHTVTQSTFDKPCQPIAMHSNATGFHSGFQPVAASASMGMIPTYTIQINNTNPLWLYCAQGRHCENGMSMVINEPATNPNRTLANYKALAAQAQTILPGGSASGGQTGSTDSPTTPPTGTTPDGETAPGTETSESASPSVTAGAGMLAAPGAFVLFAAGAVAMLL
- a CDS encoding hypothetical protein (COG:S; EggNog:ENOG503P6KC) — protein: MPPKQSTGAGGRGQPAGSVNKSSAATKTAANSSKRATANTTTGANKKRKATLSDEENDSGRRRTQPEVEEEEEDEDDEDDEDDERESIPPELLSKIVHELFEHKETKITKDANNALSGYMDVFVREAIARAAAERKGVFLEVEDLEKVAAQLVLDL
- the PET9 gene encoding ADP/ATP carrier protein (EggNog:ENOG503NWSK; COG:C); amino-acid sequence: MSDAKPHVLGMPPFVVDFLMGGVSAAVSKTAAAPIERIKLLVQNQDEMIKAGRLDRRYAGITDCFKRVTADEGVMSLWRGNTANVIRYFPTQALNFAFRDKFKKMFGYKKDKDGYAKWMAGNLASGGAAGATSLLFVYSLDYARTRLANDSKSAKGGGARQFNGLIDVYRKTLAADGIRGLYRGFGPSVAGIVVYRGLYFGMYDSIKPVLLVGDLQNNFLASFALGWCVTTGAGIASYPLDTVRRRMMMTSGEAVKYKSSFDAFQQIVRKEGVKSLFKGAGANILRGVAGAGVLSIYDQLQVLMFGKAFKGGSG
- the RPS25 gene encoding 40S ribosomal protein S25 (BUSCO:EOG09265SHL; EggNog:ENOG503P5PV; COG:J), coding for MAPAATGAKKQKKKWSKGKVKDKAQHAVILDKTTSDKLYKDVQSYRLVTVATLVDRLKINGSLARRCLADLEEKGQIKQVVSHSKMKIYTRAVTAAE
- a CDS encoding hypothetical protein (EggNog:ENOG503NXMI; COG:K) yields the protein MTRVTMDTSSFSSFTPREPQTDRPPREPAPPTPFISFIKPQGQLWNYNRHKTHEDQPGNIPKAFLDAMSVREKVYVEEQGVALENEFDSDDHRSCHWVIYASVLTTILPAILDPRTGRLVRPRVTRTTSLPIGTLRLVPFPHSAHPRNGGIYLNGLLTNVGDPVRPRSSETVQALQPQEIQGGNRRNSLYIRDFPTTFHNGQEPYVKLGRLAVLKEYRNKGIAGQLVRAAVTWMQTNYTIFNPSPSVLGFDRLGMDVTGQLPKWRGLFCIHAQEEAVKVWERYGFKVDEKMGKWWEEGIPHVGMWLRVPVGKGGHTVA